In one Oncorhynchus masou masou isolate Uvic2021 chromosome 23, UVic_Omas_1.1, whole genome shotgun sequence genomic region, the following are encoded:
- the LOC135510663 gene encoding myb/SANT-like DNA-binding domain-containing protein 1 — protein sequence MATEDSFSYLFLGHSEKHRRARNWTDAEMKGLLYVWEQNVAELKKCKRNTKIYEKMAQRFFELTGEQRHREEIKMKITNMSFQYRKMKCTTNGSGGTPDWPYYQAIEKILTKTADNVTMNPFELQSSGPSTSNEASISHAEGIPMGVLPEYTGSSDEMEIREDLGGSESSGSLHSGLPCTDSHPAPAKRKKVHQHLSLKRWKLKVMEAMLQEQRKVSRAVEETCREVRRVMHQQNFLQVQSLQLQERMMNLLEKMIQPPAAPIPTWGSAAQPGVKEPGQG from the exons ATGGCCACCGAGGACAGTTTCAGTTACCTCTTCTTGGGCCACAGCGAGAAGCACAGAAGGGCCCGAAACTGGACTGATGCGGAGATGAAGGGGCTCCTGTACGTCTGGGAACAGAACGTCGCCGAGCTGAAGAAATGCAAGAGGAATACTAAGATCTATGAGAAAATGGCCCAGAGGTTCTTCGAGCTCACGGGAGAACAGCGCCACCGGGAGGAGATCAAGATGAAAATCACCAATATGTCTTTTCAGTACAG GAAAATGAAGTGCACGACCAATGGGAGTGGAGGTACCCCGGACTGGCCGTACTACCAAGCCATAGAGAAGATCCTCACCAAGACTGCCGATAATGTGACTATGAACCCATTTGAGCTCCAGTCTTCGGGCCCCTCCACCTCCAATGAGGCCTCGATCTCCCATGCGGAGGGCATCCCCATGGGCGTCCTTCCGGAGTACACAGGCTCCTCTGATGAGATGGAAATTAGGGAGGACCTGGGTGGATCGGAGAGCTCTGGCAGTCTGCATTCCGGGCTTCCCTGTACTGA TTCCCACCCGGCACCGGCCAAGAGGAAAAAAGTACACCAGCACCTCTCCCTGAAGCGGTGGAAGCTGAAGGTGATGGAGGCAATGCTGCAGGAGCAGCGGAAGGTGAGCCGGGCGGTAGAGGAGACATGCCGCGAGGTGCGCCGCGTCATGCACCAGCAAAACTTCCTCCAGGTGCAGAGCCTACAGCTCCAGGAGCGCATGATGAACCTGCTGGAGAAGATGATTCAGCCACCTGCTGCCCCCATACCCACCTGGGGTTCTGCTGCCCAGCCAGGGGTCAAAGAGCCAGGGCAGGGGTGA